Proteins from one Cryptomeria japonica chromosome 4, Sugi_1.0, whole genome shotgun sequence genomic window:
- the LOC131032051 gene encoding disease resistance RPP13-like protein 4 — MEHGLGNVVVGKFGKYNQASIALNFRKELEWLKDKLRNLRSYLREIDIQSAQNANAKSWLLDVEELALDAEDILDECAVESKGTNYEIPHLSCLCAFNYPQLGFRFKMAHRIKGVKDRLRSIMEAAAELKLFHDLIHSDQPSTSTSGNVKWKRTNLMERDSKPVGIEPKVKEILRLLDNPAAPVIALVGMGGVGKTFILQNVFNRVKDKFEKSIWLDISQTYSLRQLQADLASKIKLNEVVKGVSDIQATEIIHERLASTRALIVLDDVWRATEEDNLISSLGIPRGKNSQCKILISTRSRLVCRNMNAHVYEVHTLSEEESWTLFCGFAFPESHKNQPPEQLEGIARQIEGECGRLPLAVKTVAASLAGKGSLTVWESELGQLRAPSYSKDPIMQSLKLSYDSLPAHLKPCFAFLSFFPENEEIDPHYLINLWAAEGYVPQGEDQLDIGLGYIYHLHNLCLVERTGNLYDQVNKRFKLNDLFLDLAISISKESKCAFSVDATLYRGTSMQTSSRYRRILLRKISIGDDDVEVMARNRGYSASCLRTLSFSQDRGIQHIPAMLLSDVRVLRILDLSETNISSLPTCVENLKLLKVLNLRGTRITQVPKCIRSNKSLRFLDISNCQKLEQLPQWIGELNCLEHLDISGVNSMPKGIANLVSLQVLRSDINNCKQSTEEKEFFQLEDYVYLFNLREVSIVVHHQAELKTMEKGGIFAMLVKLRNLKICNASDGHVDVSNLPPLSEQMLAMKNLEFLLLDSFAVRNWICGFSNLMQLKLCNCHCTEYPALELMPNLINLELECNSRCNALPKGFGKRRGFPQLHVFIILNFPVLEVLTEFEDGAMPRLEVLKVFQCPNLKKVPSGLGLLKSLKECEFISTGISISSIAEEDEELWNKLKVSNPNVD; from the coding sequence ATGGAACATGGTTTGGGTAATGTTGTTGTTGGAAAGTTTGGTAAATATAACCAGGCTTCAATTGCTCTTAActtcagaaaggagcttgaatggCTGAAAGATAAGCTCAGAAATTTAAGAAGCTATCTCAGAGAAATAGATATCCAAAGTGCACAAAATGCGAATGCCAAAAGCTGGCTGCTGGATGTTGAAGAGCTTGCTTTGGATGCAGAGGACATACTAGACGAATGTGCTGTTGAATCTAAAGGTACTAACTATGAAATCCCCCACTTGTCTTGTCTCTGTGCTTTCAATTATCCCCAATTAGGCTTTCGTTTTAAAATGGCACATAGGATTAAGGGTGTGAAAGATAGATTGAGGTCCATAATGGAAGCTGCAGCAGAGCTGAAGCTTTTTCATGATCTGATTCATTCAGACCAACCCTCCACAAGTACATCTGGGAATgtaaagtggaagaggacaaatcTAATGGAGAGAGATTCAAAACCAGTGGGTATTGAGCCCAAGGTTAAAGAAATCCTCCGCCTGCTGGACAACCCTGCTGCCCCTGTCATTGCCCTAGTTGGAATGGGCGGGGTTGGGAAGACTTTTATACTGCAAAATGTTTTCAATAGAGTAAAGGACAAGTTTGAGAAGTCAATATGGCTTGATATTTCTCAAACTTACTCCCTTAGACAGTTGCAGGCTGATTTGGCCTCAAAAATAAAGTTGAATGAGGTTGTTAAAGGGGTAAGTGACATACAGGCAACAGAGATAATTCATGAGCGTTTAGCAAGCACAAGAGCTCTCATTGTGCTGGATGATGTGTGGAGGGCAACTGAGGAAGATAACTTGATATCTTCACTTGGCATTCCAAGAGGGAAAAATAGCCAGTGCAAAATTCTCATCTCCACAAGAAGCAGACTTGTGTGCAGAAACATGAATGCCCATGTCTATGAGGTGCACACTTTGTCAGAGGAAGAGAGCTGGACCCTGTTTTGTGGTTTTGCCTTCCCTGAGAGCCACAAAAACCAACCTCCGGAGCAACTTGAAGGGATTGCAAGACAAATTGAAGGGGAATGTGGGAGATTGCCCTTGGCTGTGAAAACAGTGGCAGCATCTCTGGCAGGCAAGGGATCTTTAACAGTGTGGGAATCCGAATTGGGGCAGCTAAGAGCACCATCTTATTCCAAGGATCCAATTATGCAGTCTCTCAAGTTAAGTTATGATTCTCTCCCTGCTCATCTCAAACCCTGTTttgcatttctttctttctttcctgaaaatgAAGAAATAGACCCCCATTATCTCATAAACTTGTGGGCAGCAGAGGGATACGTTCCTCAAGGGGAGGACCAGCTAGACATTGGGCTGGGTTATATATaccatcttcacaatctatgtctGGTTGAGAGAACAGGCAACCTTTATGATCAAGTAAATAAAAGGTTCAAATTGAATGATTTGTTTCTTGATTTGGCTATTAGTATATCAAAGGAAAGTAAATGTGCATTTAGTGTGGATGCAACTTTGTACAGAGGAACAAGCATGCAAACAAGCAGCAGGTACCGCAGAATTTTATTGCGCAAGATAAGCATTGGTGATGATGATGTAGAAGTAATGGCAAGAAACAGGGGATACTCTGCATCATGTCTTCGCACTCTATCATTCTCACAAGATAGAGGGATTCAACATATTCCTGCAATGTTGCTTAGTGATGTGAGAGTACTACGGATTCTTGACTTGAGTGAAACTAACATCTCATCATTGCCCACCTGTGTTGAAAATTTGAAACTCCTCAAAGTTTTGAATTTAAGGGGGACCCGAATTACCCAGGTACCAAAATGTATTAGAAGTAATAAGAGTCTCCGCTTCCTAGACATTTCTAATTGCCAGAAACTAGAACAGTTGCCTCAATGGATTGGCGAACTTAACTGTCTGGAACATCTGGACATAAGCGGGGTAAATAGCATGCCTAAGGGAATAGCAAATCTTGTGTCTTTACAGGTACTCAGATCAGATATCAACAACTGTAAACAATCTACTGAGGAGAAAGAGTTCTTCCAGCTGGAAGATTATGTCTATTTGTTCAATCTCCGTGAAGTGTCAATAGTAGTTCATCACCAGGCTGAATTGAAAACTATGGAAAAAGGCGGGATCTTTGCTATGTTAGTGAAGCTGCGTAATCTGAAAATATGCAATGCTAGTGATGGTCATGTTGATGTATCCAATCTTCCACCTCTATCAGAGCAAATGTTAGCTATGAagaatcttgaattccttttgctAGATAGCTTTGCAGTGCGGAATTGGATATGTGGCTTCTCAAATCTGATGCAATTGAAGTTATGCAATTGCCACTGTACCGAATATCCAGCACTAGAACTGATGCCCAATTTGATAAATTTGGAGTTGGAATGTAATTCCAGGTGCAATGCATTGCCAAAAGGGTTTGGGAAGCGCAGGGGATTCCCTCAACTGCATGTTTTCATAATTTTGAACTTTCCAGTGTTAGAGGTGTTAACAGAATTCGAGGATGGGGCGATGCCACGTTTAGAGGTACTAAAGGTATTTCAATGTCCCAATCTGAAGAAAGTTCCATCTGGATTAGGGCTCCTGAAAAGTCTGAAAGAGTGTGAGTTTATAAGCACAGGAATAAGTATATCCAGTATTGCAGAGGAGGATGAAGAATTATGGAATAAATTGAAAGTCAGTAATCCCAATGTAGATTAG